In a genomic window of Streptomyces sp. SJL17-4:
- a CDS encoding trypsin-like peptidase domain-containing protein: MSTENEGTAVPADHPAAPAAPSTPPTPPTPPTPQSTPSTSTPPSAPAPAPAPADAPTVAQTPVTEGTSGATPEPAPEPAPAPAHTPAHAPAPAAEGAGWPPPPPTVPAWGAPLPPAPPAPAAPRRRAGGLVAAVLVAALVAGGIGGGIGYWAAQRGDEGVSSTTVSSGEAPAAFKRDPGTVAAVAAKALPSVVTIQAKSGGPQGGSEGEGGTGTGFVYDQEGHIVTNNHVVASAADGGTLSVTFPDGKSYDAEVVGRAEGYDVAVLKLTNAPKGLKPLPLGDSDKVAVGDSTIAIGAPFGLSNTVTTGIISAKNRPVASGDGSGGSNSYMSALQTDASINPGNSGGPLLDASGAVIGINSAIQSTGSGFGQSQAGSIGLGFAIPVNQAKNVAQQLIKTGKPVYPVIGATVNMQEQGEGATIASQGSGGTPSVTPDGPAAKAGLKAGDVITGFGGHQIDSGPSLISEIWTHKPGDQVKITYERDGKTSTATVTLGERTGDS; encoded by the coding sequence GTGAGCACCGAGAACGAGGGCACGGCGGTACCGGCGGACCACCCGGCTGCCCCGGCTGCCCCGTCCACCCCTCCCACGCCTCCGACGCCTCCGACGCCTCAGTCGACCCCCTCGACGTCGACGCCGCCCTCCGCGCCCGCCCCCGCGCCCGCGCCGGCGGACGCTCCGACGGTCGCGCAGACTCCGGTTACGGAAGGGACGTCAGGCGCCACGCCGGAACCGGCTCCTGAACCGGCTCCGGCTCCGGCTCATACCCCTGCCCACGCCCCCGCCCCCGCGGCCGAGGGGGCCGGCTGGCCGCCGCCCCCGCCGACCGTGCCGGCCTGGGGCGCCCCGCTTCCGCCCGCACCCCCCGCCCCCGCGGCTCCGCGCCGACGGGCCGGCGGCCTGGTGGCGGCGGTCCTGGTCGCGGCGCTCGTCGCGGGCGGTATCGGCGGTGGCATCGGCTACTGGGCCGCCCAGCGCGGCGACGAGGGCGTCAGCTCCACGACGGTCTCCTCGGGCGAGGCGCCGGCGGCCTTCAAGCGCGACCCGGGGACGGTCGCGGCGGTCGCCGCGAAGGCGCTGCCGAGCGTGGTCACCATCCAGGCGAAGTCGGGCGGTCCGCAGGGCGGGAGCGAGGGCGAGGGCGGCACGGGCACGGGCTTCGTGTACGACCAGGAGGGCCACATCGTCACCAACAACCACGTGGTGGCGTCGGCGGCGGACGGTGGCACGCTCTCCGTGACGTTCCCGGACGGCAAGTCGTACGACGCGGAGGTCGTCGGCCGGGCCGAGGGCTACGACGTGGCCGTACTGAAGCTCACGAACGCGCCGAAGGGGCTGAAGCCGCTGCCCCTGGGCGACTCCGACAAGGTGGCGGTCGGCGACTCGACGATCGCGATCGGCGCGCCCTTCGGTCTGTCGAACACGGTGACGACCGGCATCATCAGCGCCAAGAACCGCCCCGTCGCGTCGGGCGACGGTTCGGGCGGCAGCAACTCGTACATGAGCGCGCTGCAGACGGACGCGTCGATCAACCCGGGCAACTCCGGCGGTCCGCTGCTCGACGCGAGCGGCGCGGTGATCGGCATCAACTCGGCCATCCAGTCCACCGGAAGCGGCTTCGGCCAGTCCCAGGCGGGCTCGATCGGCCTGGGCTTCGCGATCCCGGTGAACCAGGCGAAGAACGTGGCCCAGCAGCTGATCAAGACGGGCAAGCCGGTGTACCCAGTGATCGGCGCGACGGTGAACATGCAGGAGCAGGGCGAGGGCGCGACGATCGCCTCCCAGGGCTCGGGCGGCACCCCCTCGGTGACACCCGACGGCCCGGCGGCGAAGGCGGGCCTGAAGGCCGGTGACGTGATCACGGGCTTCGGCGGTCACCAGATCGACAGCGGCCCCTCCCTGATCAGCGAGATCTGGACCCACAAGCCGGGCGACCAGGTCAAGATCACCTACGAGCGCGACGGCAAGACCTCCACGGCCACGGTCACCCTCGGCGAACGCACCGGCGACAGCTGA
- a CDS encoding glycerophosphodiester phosphodiesterase — MTHARQHPNRVPLQVVAHRGASEDAPEHTLAAYVKAIEDGADALECDVRLTADGHLVCVHDRRVDRTSNGRGAVSALELADLAALDFGTWKGRDDSGEIPDWGDPGYTSVLTLERLLELVSDAGRRVELAIETKHPTRWAGQVEERLLQLLKRFGLDAPASPAESPVRVMSFSARSLHRIAAASPTLPTVSLAQFVSPRLRDGRLPAGARIAGPSIRIVRHHPAVILRLKKAGHQVHVWTVDDAEDVELCERLGVDAIITNRPKQVLSQLRRD; from the coding sequence GTGACTCACGCACGGCAGCACCCGAACCGCGTCCCCCTCCAGGTCGTCGCCCACCGTGGAGCCTCCGAGGACGCACCGGAACACACTCTGGCCGCCTATGTGAAGGCCATCGAGGACGGCGCCGACGCCCTGGAGTGCGACGTCAGGCTCACCGCCGACGGCCATCTCGTCTGCGTTCACGACCGCCGCGTCGACCGCACATCGAACGGCCGCGGCGCCGTCTCCGCCCTCGAACTCGCCGATCTCGCCGCCCTCGACTTCGGCACCTGGAAGGGCCGCGACGACTCCGGCGAGATCCCCGACTGGGGCGACCCCGGGTACACCTCCGTCCTCACCCTGGAGCGGCTCCTGGAGCTGGTCTCCGACGCCGGTCGCCGGGTCGAGCTGGCCATCGAGACCAAGCACCCCACCCGCTGGGCGGGGCAGGTCGAGGAGCGGCTGCTCCAGCTCCTCAAGCGTTTCGGCCTGGACGCGCCCGCGTCCCCCGCCGAATCGCCCGTACGCGTCATGAGTTTCTCGGCCCGTTCCCTGCACCGGATCGCCGCCGCGTCGCCGACGCTCCCCACCGTCTCCCTCGCCCAGTTCGTCTCGCCGCGGCTGCGCGACGGGCGGCTCCCCGCGGGCGCGCGCATCGCCGGGCCGTCGATCCGGATCGTCCGCCACCACCCGGCCGTGATCCTGCGGCTCAAGAAGGCCGGGCACCAGGTCCATGTCTGGACCGTGGACGACGCCGAGGACGTCGAGCTCTGCGAGCGCCTCGGCGTGGACGCGATCATCACCAACCGTCCCAAGCAGGTGCTCTCCCAGCTGCGCCGCGACTGA
- a CDS encoding ATP-binding protein encodes MALVVAQEVPTSSSMAVPHGPAGVGEARHRMRDELYRSGVSESVVDDAVLILSELLSNACRYGRPLGHADRGDGDVRAAWRVDPAGGLRVEVTDGGGPTRPVPATPSVTARGGRGLNIISALAQDWGVRDSATGEVTVWVVVTEGHRREDFASRVGGGSRFDILDAYDDLD; translated from the coding sequence GTGGCGTTGGTGGTGGCACAGGAGGTGCCCACGTCGTCGAGCATGGCCGTACCCCATGGCCCTGCGGGCGTGGGTGAGGCGAGGCACCGGATGCGGGACGAGCTGTACCGCAGCGGGGTGTCCGAATCGGTCGTCGACGACGCGGTACTGATCCTTTCCGAGCTGCTCAGCAATGCCTGCCGTTACGGCAGGCCGCTGGGGCACGCGGATCGGGGCGACGGGGATGTAAGGGCTGCCTGGCGGGTGGACCCGGCGGGCGGCCTCAGAGTCGAGGTGACGGACGGAGGCGGTCCGACCCGGCCCGTTCCGGCGACGCCGTCGGTCACCGCACGGGGAGGCCGCGGGCTGAACATCATCAGCGCGCTGGCCCAGGACTGGGGCGTACGGGACAGCGCGACCGGCGAGGTCACGGTCTGGGTGGTGGTGACCGAGGGACACCGCCGCGAGGACTTCGCGTCCCGCGTCGGCGGCGGCTCCCGCTTCGACATCCTGGACGCGTACGACGACCTGGATTGA
- a CDS encoding DUF5926 family protein, protein MAKKRPQTKAGKTGQAQVTNGEIPVVGAREPCPCGSGRRYKACHGRAAAHAVTELVQRPFEGLAGECDWVALRELVPAATVPLTLKGGLPEGVPSVTLATVLPMAWPALRRDDGSVLLALQNDSTSGDLARDLADTLQRALETEPGTPVPPRRVPAEGPRLQDLLDADASFAPEVHSGFEFWIPKSADGADPEVAASLERANAAAIPTVKLASVDSAYWCETPDKNHLRWVMPYPEEKLLDALARLQAADGTSIGADTRLVGSFRAHGLMVPVWDLPTSMTAEECEKPAAEFAERLTEALASDAPLTAEERRARGGLTNRQVTLS, encoded by the coding sequence ATGGCCAAGAAGCGCCCCCAGACGAAGGCCGGCAAGACCGGTCAGGCACAGGTCACGAACGGGGAGATCCCGGTCGTCGGGGCGCGCGAGCCGTGCCCGTGCGGTTCGGGCCGCCGTTACAAGGCCTGTCACGGCCGGGCCGCCGCGCACGCCGTGACCGAGCTCGTCCAGCGTCCCTTCGAGGGCCTGGCCGGCGAGTGCGACTGGGTCGCGCTGCGCGAGCTGGTGCCCGCCGCCACCGTGCCGCTCACCCTCAAGGGCGGGCTCCCGGAGGGCGTTCCCTCCGTGACGCTCGCGACCGTGCTGCCGATGGCGTGGCCGGCGCTGCGCCGCGACGACGGCTCCGTCCTGCTCGCCCTGCAGAACGACTCCACCTCCGGCGACCTCGCCCGCGACCTCGCCGACACCCTCCAGCGCGCCCTGGAGACCGAGCCGGGCACCCCGGTCCCGCCGCGTCGTGTCCCGGCCGAGGGCCCGCGGCTGCAGGACCTGCTCGACGCGGACGCCTCGTTCGCCCCGGAGGTCCACTCGGGCTTCGAGTTCTGGATCCCGAAGTCCGCGGACGGCGCCGACCCGGAGGTCGCCGCCTCCCTGGAGCGGGCCAACGCGGCCGCGATCCCGACCGTGAAGCTGGCGAGCGTCGACTCGGCGTACTGGTGCGAGACCCCGGACAAGAACCACCTGCGCTGGGTCATGCCGTACCCGGAGGAGAAGCTTCTCGACGCGCTCGCCCGCCTCCAGGCCGCCGACGGAACCTCCATCGGCGCGGACACCCGCCTCGTCGGTTCGTTCCGCGCGCACGGACTGATGGTGCCGGTCTGGGACCTGCCGACCTCGATGACAGCCGAGGAGTGCGAGAAGCCCGCCGCCGAGTTCGCCGAGCGGCTGACCGAGGCGCTCGCCTCGGACGCTCCGCTCACCGCGGAGGAGCGGCGCGCACGTGGCGGCCTCACGAACCGTCAGGTGACTCTCAGCTGA
- a CDS encoding bifunctional DNA primase/polymerase — MREILGRRRRLRFRRKARTARLDAAVTFAVEWDWPVLPGAGLRATTRTTAGAVCSCPDSECVVPGAHPYDPGLLAATTDERMIRWWWTRRPDAPVVLATGGGAPCAVSLPAVAGARALAALDATGMRLGPVVATPTRWSILVAPYGLERLGELLYAKDSVPSSLRFHGEGGYLLLPPSVAGTGQVRWERAPLAGSARPWLPDVEAVVDALVEASTSTPGGGSRLAY, encoded by the coding sequence ATGCGCGAGATCCTCGGAAGGCGACGCAGGCTCCGGTTCCGGCGCAAGGCGAGGACCGCCCGGCTCGACGCGGCGGTCACCTTCGCCGTCGAATGGGACTGGCCCGTCCTGCCGGGAGCGGGCCTGAGAGCGACGACCCGCACGACCGCGGGAGCCGTCTGCTCCTGCCCCGACTCCGAGTGCGTGGTGCCCGGCGCGCACCCCTATGACCCCGGACTGCTCGCGGCCACCACCGACGAGCGGATGATCCGCTGGTGGTGGACCCGACGACCGGACGCCCCGGTCGTGCTCGCCACGGGCGGCGGCGCGCCCTGCGCGGTCAGCCTGCCCGCGGTGGCGGGGGCGCGGGCGCTCGCCGCGCTCGACGCGACGGGCATGCGGCTCGGGCCGGTGGTCGCGACCCCGACGCGCTGGTCGATCCTCGTCGCCCCGTACGGCCTCGAACGGCTCGGCGAGCTGCTGTACGCGAAGGACAGCGTCCCCAGCTCGCTGCGCTTCCATGGAGAGGGCGGCTATCTACTCCTGCCGCCCTCGGTCGCCGGGACCGGACAGGTCCGATGGGAACGGGCCCCTCTCGCGGGCTCGGCCCGGCCGTGGCTGCCGGATGTGGAAGCGGTGGTCGACGCCCTGGTGGAGGCGAGCACGAGCACACCGGGCGGCGGGAGCCGACTGGCGTACTGA
- a CDS encoding PP2C family protein-serine/threonine phosphatase, with translation MAGIDSTVPGSPHTTAPLAGVPAAAAPSEPVSPPGALIQDRLAAWVSDLTTLHELTERLIRTASLDEALREVLGAGAALVGARRGMAVLEPADGLGPASTIGLGLAHSDLGTIETVPRGTSSYGRLLDGLPDPVHPERVPDPIAIRDVRTEEGLDPRHREVAARLGYAASYALPLATEEAGRLGAAVWLYDEPAEPTDRQRHLIGLYGRFATEHLARLLQVERARVQVATVAEELLPSRLPRVPGVQLAARHRTGPRGGGDWYDALPLPEGALGLAVGSVSGTGPSALAAMGRLRASLRAYAVMEGEDPVAVLSDLELLLRLTEPARSATALFAYAEPARRRIVLAGAGHAPPLVIGERRTEFVETSLSAPLGMLSCWEAPSVELSPEPGETVLLYTDGLLRRTGDAMDRAFARLHAAASSVPKADRGDPGAVADHVLRTLLPEGLDTAVDGEDVVLLAARFD, from the coding sequence GTGGCCGGAATCGATTCCACGGTTCCCGGGTCCCCGCACACTACGGCGCCCCTCGCCGGAGTCCCCGCGGCGGCAGCACCCTCCGAACCGGTCTCCCCGCCGGGAGCGCTGATCCAGGACCGGCTCGCCGCCTGGGTCTCCGACCTCACCACCCTCCACGAACTCACCGAGCGCCTCATCAGGACCGCCTCCCTCGACGAGGCCCTCCGTGAGGTCCTCGGCGCCGGAGCCGCCCTCGTCGGAGCCCGCCGCGGAATGGCCGTCCTCGAACCGGCCGACGGGCTCGGCCCCGCCTCCACCATCGGTCTCGGCCTCGCCCACTCGGATCTCGGCACGATCGAGACCGTCCCGCGCGGCACCAGCAGCTACGGCCGCCTCCTCGACGGCCTCCCCGATCCGGTCCACCCCGAGCGGGTCCCCGATCCGATCGCCATCCGCGACGTCCGCACCGAGGAGGGCCTCGACCCGCGCCACCGCGAGGTCGCCGCCCGTCTCGGCTACGCCGCCAGCTACGCCCTGCCCCTCGCCACCGAGGAGGCCGGCCGGCTCGGCGCCGCCGTCTGGCTCTACGACGAGCCCGCCGAACCCACCGACCGCCAGCGTCACCTCATCGGGCTCTACGGCCGCTTCGCCACCGAGCACCTCGCCCGCCTCCTCCAGGTCGAACGCGCCCGCGTGCAGGTCGCCACCGTCGCCGAGGAACTGCTCCCCAGCCGTCTCCCGCGCGTCCCCGGCGTCCAGCTCGCCGCCCGTCACCGCACCGGCCCCCGCGGCGGCGGCGACTGGTACGACGCGCTTCCGCTGCCCGAGGGCGCCCTCGGCCTCGCCGTCGGCTCGGTCTCCGGGACCGGACCGAGCGCGCTCGCGGCCATGGGGCGGCTGCGCGCCTCCCTGCGCGCGTACGCGGTGATGGAGGGCGAGGACCCCGTCGCCGTCCTCTCCGACCTGGAACTCCTGCTCCGGCTCACCGAACCGGCCCGCTCGGCGACCGCGCTCTTCGCGTACGCCGAACCGGCGCGGCGCCGGATCGTCCTCGCCGGCGCCGGGCACGCGCCGCCGCTGGTCATCGGGGAGCGCCGCACCGAGTTCGTCGAGACCTCGCTCTCGGCCCCGCTCGGGATGCTGTCCTGCTGGGAGGCGCCGAGCGTGGAGCTGTCCCCGGAGCCCGGAGAAACGGTGCTTCTCTACACCGACGGGCTGCTTCGCCGTACCGGCGACGCCATGGACCGGGCTTTCGCGCGGCTCCACGCGGCGGCGTCGAGCGTGCCGAAGGCGGACCGGGGCGACCCGGGCGCCGTCGCCGACCACGTCCTGCGGACCCTGCTGCCCGAGGGGCTCGACACCGCCGTGGACGGGGAGGACGTGGTCCTGCTCGCCGCCCGCTTCGACTGA
- a CDS encoding aminopeptidase P family protein, with protein MAEELTPETPEETEEQAIKQRKNGLYPGVSDELAENMKSGWADTELRGLEPIAQADKTAERRAALSARFPGERLVIPAGKLKTRSNDTEYAFRASTEYAYLTGDQTQDGVLVLEPTKSGHEATIYLLPRSDRENGEFWLDGQGELWVGRRHSLTEAEQLLGVPAKDVRELAEALREATGPVRNVRGHDAGIEAALADKVTAERDEELRVYLSEARLIKDSFEIAELEKACASTARGFEDVVKVLDKAEATSERYIEGTFFLRARVEGNDIGYGSICAAGPHATTLHWVRNDGDVRSGDLLLLDAGVETTELYTADITRTLPINGRYTELQRKIYDAVYEAQEAGIAAVKPGAAYRDFHDAAQRVLAEKLVEWGLVEGPVERVLELGLQRRWTLHGTGHMLGMDVHDCAAARTEAYVDTTLAPGMCLTVEPGLYFQADDLTVPEEYRGIGVRIEDDILVTEDGNRNLSDGLPRHADEVEAWMAALKG; from the coding sequence GTGGCCGAGGAGCTCACGCCGGAGACCCCGGAAGAGACTGAGGAACAGGCGATCAAGCAGCGGAAGAACGGCCTGTACCCGGGCGTCTCCGACGAGCTGGCCGAGAACATGAAGTCCGGCTGGGCCGACACCGAGCTGCGTGGCCTGGAGCCGATCGCCCAGGCCGACAAGACCGCGGAGCGCCGCGCGGCGCTCTCCGCCCGCTTCCCGGGCGAGCGCCTCGTGATCCCGGCCGGCAAGCTGAAGACCCGGTCGAACGACACCGAGTACGCCTTCCGCGCCTCCACCGAGTACGCGTACCTCACCGGCGACCAGACCCAGGACGGCGTCCTCGTCCTGGAGCCGACGAAGAGCGGCCACGAGGCGACGATCTACCTGCTGCCGCGCTCCGACCGTGAGAACGGCGAGTTCTGGCTCGACGGCCAGGGCGAGCTGTGGGTCGGCCGCCGCCACTCCCTCACCGAGGCCGAGCAGCTCCTCGGCGTCCCCGCGAAGGACGTCCGCGAGCTGGCCGAGGCGCTGCGCGAGGCCACCGGCCCCGTCCGCAACGTCCGCGGCCACGACGCCGGCATCGAGGCCGCGCTGGCCGACAAGGTCACCGCCGAGCGCGACGAGGAACTCCGCGTCTACCTCTCCGAGGCCCGCCTCATCAAGGACTCCTTCGAGATCGCCGAGCTGGAGAAGGCCTGCGCCTCCACCGCCCGCGGCTTCGAGGACGTCGTCAAGGTCCTCGACAAGGCCGAGGCCACCAGCGAGCGCTACATCGAAGGAACCTTCTTCCTGCGCGCCCGCGTCGAGGGCAACGACATCGGCTACGGCTCCATCTGCGCCGCCGGCCCGCACGCCACCACCCTGCACTGGGTGCGCAACGACGGCGACGTCCGCTCCGGCGACCTGCTGCTGCTCGACGCCGGCGTGGAGACCACCGAGCTCTACACCGCGGACATCACCCGCACCCTGCCGATCAACGGCCGGTACACCGAGCTCCAGCGCAAGATCTACGACGCCGTGTACGAGGCGCAGGAGGCCGGCATCGCCGCGGTGAAGCCCGGCGCGGCCTACCGCGACTTCCACGACGCCGCGCAGCGCGTCCTCGCCGAGAAGCTCGTCGAGTGGGGCCTCGTCGAGGGCCCGGTCGAGCGCGTCCTTGAGCTCGGTCTCCAGCGCCGCTGGACCCTGCACGGCACCGGCCACATGCTCGGCATGGACGTCCACGACTGCGCCGCCGCGCGCACCGAGGCCTACGTCGACACGACCCTCGCGCCGGGCATGTGCCTGACCGTCGAGCCGGGTCTGTACTTCCAGGCCGACGACCTGACCGTGCCGGAGGAGTACCGCGGCATCGGCGTCCGGATCGAGGACGACATCCTCGTCACCGAGGACGGCAACCGGAACCTCTCGGACGGGCTGCCGCGCCACGCCGACGAGGTCGAGGCGTGGATGGCCGCGCTGAAGGGCTGA
- a CDS encoding ATP-binding protein — protein sequence MSIWWSLHLRREAASVPLARRLLMGTMETAGVDPDVSYELSVALTEACANAVEHGGDGSDGSGAAGRAYRVTAYLDGETCRIEVADSGPGFPGAELPAAPSDAEHGRGLRLIEELADHVQFGNRSGRGGAVVSFDKILKWKDSPSLLMA from the coding sequence ATGAGCATCTGGTGGTCACTCCATCTGCGGCGCGAAGCCGCGAGCGTGCCGCTCGCCCGAAGGCTTCTGATGGGCACGATGGAGACGGCGGGTGTCGATCCCGACGTGTCGTACGAGCTGTCGGTCGCGCTGACCGAGGCGTGTGCGAACGCGGTCGAGCACGGCGGCGACGGTTCCGACGGGTCCGGTGCGGCCGGCAGGGCCTATCGGGTGACGGCGTACCTGGACGGTGAGACCTGCCGTATCGAGGTGGCGGACTCGGGCCCCGGTTTCCCCGGCGCCGAGCTGCCCGCCGCGCCGTCGGACGCCGAGCACGGCCGGGGGCTGCGCCTCATCGAGGAGCTCGCGGACCATGTGCAGTTCGGCAACCGGTCCGGCCGCGGCGGGGCGGTGGTCAGCTTCGACAAGATCCTGAAGTGGAAGGACAGCCCTTCCCTGCTCATGGCGTGA
- a CDS encoding YcnI family protein, translating to MTVSRASSRASSRVSATRVALAGGIALSSVVLLSGTAFAHVSVQPQGEAAKGGYATVNIKVPNERDNASTVKVEVNFPLDHPLASVMPQPVPGWKAEVTKSKLSKPLELHGKTINEAVSKVTWTADGSKIGPGQFQQFPLSLGQLPEDADQLVLKAIQTYDNKEVVRWIEEQKEGAEEPQNPAPVLKLSAASADHHGAAAPSASASASASAATDEKAGHHDEADAKKETAAAGSSDTTARILGVIGILVGIAGVAFGVLAGRRRTA from the coding sequence ATGACCGTTTCCCGTGCCTCGTCCCGTGCCTCGTCCCGTGTCTCCGCCACCCGGGTCGCCCTCGCCGGTGGCATCGCCCTCTCCTCCGTCGTGCTGCTGTCCGGCACCGCGTTCGCGCACGTGAGCGTGCAGCCGCAGGGCGAGGCCGCCAAGGGCGGCTACGCGACCGTCAACATCAAGGTCCCGAACGAGCGCGACAACGCCTCCACCGTGAAGGTCGAGGTCAACTTCCCGCTCGACCACCCGCTGGCCTCCGTCATGCCGCAGCCCGTCCCCGGCTGGAAGGCCGAGGTGACCAAGAGCAAGCTCAGCAAGCCGCTGGAGCTGCACGGCAAGACGATCAACGAGGCCGTCTCCAAGGTGACGTGGACCGCCGACGGTTCGAAGATCGGCCCCGGCCAGTTCCAGCAGTTCCCGCTCTCCCTCGGCCAGCTGCCCGAGGACGCCGACCAGCTGGTCCTCAAGGCGATCCAGACGTACGACAACAAGGAGGTCGTGCGCTGGATCGAGGAGCAGAAGGAGGGCGCGGAGGAGCCCCAGAACCCCGCCCCCGTCCTGAAGCTCTCGGCCGCCTCCGCCGACCACCACGGCGCCGCCGCCCCGTCCGCCTCTGCCTCGGCCTCGGCCTCCGCGGCGACGGACGAGAAGGCCGGCCACCACGACGAGGCCGACGCGAAGAAGGAGACGGCCGCCGCCGGCTCCTCCGACACCACGGCCCGGATCCTCGGCGTCATCGGCATCCTCGTCGGCATCGCCGGCGTCGCGTTCGGTGTCCTCGCCGGCCGCCGCCGCACGGCCTGA
- a CDS encoding SCO family protein — MSAEKTTSPKPGSGPARPGRSTPLFVAAAAIVAAIGITVAVGLGGNDDTSAANGSDSVAVVSGGDDTTKAATVLDRPFTKPGLVLTDTKGQKYDLRERTKGKPTLLYFGYTHCPDVCPMTMSNIAIAKKQLPKADQDKLQVVFVTTDPERDTSAELAKWLPAAGDASFTGLTGSFSTIQAGARQIGIGIDPPKKVDGKVVSMHGAQVIAFSPTTDQGYVLYGEDTSVDDYAKDLPKLIKGENP; from the coding sequence ATGTCCGCAGAGAAGACAACCTCTCCGAAGCCCGGGAGCGGCCCGGCCCGGCCCGGGCGCTCCACCCCGCTGTTCGTCGCCGCGGCCGCGATCGTCGCCGCGATCGGCATCACCGTGGCCGTCGGCCTCGGCGGCAACGACGACACGTCCGCGGCCAACGGCTCCGACTCGGTCGCCGTGGTCTCCGGCGGCGACGACACCACCAAGGCCGCGACCGTCCTCGACCGGCCGTTCACCAAGCCCGGACTCGTCCTCACCGACACCAAGGGCCAGAAGTACGACCTGCGGGAGCGGACCAAGGGCAAGCCGACGCTCCTCTACTTCGGCTACACCCACTGCCCCGACGTCTGCCCCATGACGATGAGCAACATCGCCATCGCCAAGAAGCAGCTCCCCAAGGCCGACCAGGACAAGCTCCAGGTCGTCTTCGTCACCACCGACCCCGAGCGGGACACCTCGGCCGAGCTCGCCAAGTGGCTGCCCGCCGCGGGCGACGCCTCCTTCACCGGTCTCACCGGATCGTTCTCCACCATCCAGGCGGGGGCCCGGCAGATCGGCATCGGCATCGACCCGCCAAAGAAGGTGGACGGCAAGGTCGTCTCCATGCACGGCGCACAGGTGATCGCCTTCTCGCCGACCACCGACCAGGGCTACGTCCTGTACGGCGAGGACACGTCCGTCGACGACTACGCCAAGGATCTGCCGAAGCTCATCAAGGGGGAGAACCCGTGA
- a CDS encoding copper chaperone PCu(A)C, with the protein MNRRTTTLSASVALAAALALTGCSSSSDASDSAGDGKPDLKISGAFMPQPVMDMAGGFLTIKNDSGTADKLTSVTSAISDDVTIHETKNQKMQEVKAFDIPANGELKLARGGNHIMFMELKKKPKQGEKVSIELHFEKSDPIKVDLPVEAANHNPQQH; encoded by the coding sequence GTGAACCGCCGCACCACCACCCTGTCCGCCTCCGTGGCGCTCGCCGCCGCGCTCGCACTGACCGGGTGTTCGTCCTCGTCCGACGCGTCCGACTCGGCCGGGGACGGGAAGCCCGACCTGAAGATCAGCGGCGCGTTCATGCCGCAGCCGGTGATGGACATGGCCGGCGGCTTCCTCACCATCAAGAACGACAGCGGCACCGCGGACAAGCTCACCTCGGTCACCAGCGCCATCTCCGACGACGTCACGATCCACGAGACGAAGAACCAGAAGATGCAGGAGGTGAAGGCCTTCGACATCCCCGCGAACGGGGAGCTGAAGCTCGCCCGGGGTGGCAACCACATCATGTTCATGGAGCTGAAGAAGAAGCCCAAGCAGGGCGAGAAGGTCAGCATCGAGCTCCACTTCGAGAAGTCCGACCCGATCAAGGTCGACCTTCCCGTCGAAGCCGCCAACCACAACCCGCAGCAGCACTGA